In the genome of Pseudobacteriovorax antillogorgiicola, one region contains:
- a CDS encoding methyl-accepting chemotaxis protein — protein sequence MVKLKSMDLKKKINLNMVPIAVITVALTIVVSRDLSNNGKELQEALVFKSNVEHLLPTSLIQDDATKAMLLDPDRLGYYSERKIEAYDLNLENLTKLQENTSDEQLKQRITELLKIDQDYLRPLDTKILETLFMDQQEAIKIYFEEFLPWQEKYNDLLGEIGKLGEKRVGAAREDFAKRNRNTIILFASLLVGGALLVGVALRFTAHIISKNLVSSMGILQEESQNFHDLATEIQKTGANLREYSTSNQSDAKEAISLGSTLEDGSRELKELSRVIHRASESLENFANLGRSRLQDLGNSNQQLSNDFSKLTQLSSAVGDISKKIAMIDQIVFKTNLLSVNASIEAAKAGEHGKGFSVVAEEVGTLASLSGEISEAIAGRLEDVSTSCTTLISTARSSLETEKKAITELNKVFADLFQQSTEMVQIVHRVNGQIEQQTDQQSQMSQKISDIIRRFDTMNEMINNYYDVTRQVENSERGIKNVGTILHKQVFGQEEAPTPSPGDEQAA from the coding sequence ATGGTGAAACTCAAAAGTATGGATCTGAAGAAGAAGATTAATCTGAATATGGTTCCGATAGCCGTTATCACTGTGGCCCTCACCATCGTTGTATCAAGAGACCTCAGTAACAACGGCAAAGAACTTCAGGAGGCTCTAGTTTTCAAGTCAAATGTAGAACATTTACTCCCCACATCGCTGATCCAAGATGATGCCACGAAAGCTATGCTCCTCGACCCTGATCGACTTGGCTACTACTCTGAAAGAAAGATCGAGGCATATGACCTCAACCTCGAAAACCTTACCAAATTGCAAGAAAACACAAGTGACGAGCAACTTAAACAACGCATCACAGAGCTACTCAAAATCGACCAGGACTACCTTCGCCCACTGGACACCAAAATCCTAGAAACCCTATTTATGGACCAGCAGGAAGCTATCAAGATATACTTTGAAGAGTTTCTGCCCTGGCAGGAAAAGTACAACGATCTGCTTGGTGAAATCGGAAAGTTGGGCGAGAAGCGTGTCGGTGCCGCAAGAGAAGATTTTGCCAAGCGCAATCGTAATACGATTATTTTATTTGCTAGCCTGTTAGTAGGGGGTGCTCTTCTTGTTGGTGTTGCGCTGCGTTTCACTGCCCACATCATCTCCAAAAATCTAGTCAGTTCCATGGGAATCCTTCAAGAGGAATCTCAAAACTTCCATGATCTAGCCACCGAGATTCAGAAGACCGGAGCCAATCTTCGGGAGTACTCCACCTCCAACCAATCCGATGCTAAAGAGGCCATCAGTTTGGGATCAACTCTTGAAGATGGTAGCCGTGAACTGAAAGAGCTTTCGCGTGTAATCCATCGTGCCTCTGAATCTCTGGAGAACTTTGCAAACTTGGGTCGCAGTCGACTGCAAGACTTAGGCAACTCCAATCAGCAGCTTTCTAATGATTTCAGCAAGCTTACTCAGCTCAGTTCGGCAGTTGGCGACATTTCGAAAAAAATTGCCATGATCGATCAAATTGTATTCAAAACCAACCTGTTGTCGGTGAATGCTTCAATTGAGGCAGCCAAGGCAGGTGAGCATGGCAAGGGATTTTCTGTAGTAGCTGAAGAGGTGGGAACCCTAGCTTCATTGAGCGGTGAAATTTCGGAAGCCATTGCGGGGCGTCTTGAAGACGTTTCTACGTCTTGTACTACATTGATTTCTACCGCTAGAAGCAGTCTTGAAACTGAGAAGAAAGCAATCACAGAGCTTAATAAGGTGTTTGCGGACTTATTCCAGCAGTCAACTGAAATGGTTCAGATAGTACATCGAGTCAATGGCCAGATCGAGCAGCAAACAGATCAACAAAGTCAGATGTCACAGAAAATCTCAGACATCATTCGCCGATTCGATACCATGAACGAGATGATCAATAATTATTATGATGTGACGAGACAGGTCGAAAATAGCGAGCGCGGTATTAAAAATGTGGGGACGATCCTTCATAAACAGGTATTTGGCCAAGAAGAGGCTCCAACACCGTCTCCTGGAGACGAACAAGCAGCATGA
- a CDS encoding aldehyde dehydrogenase family protein — translation MLSVINPATEELIKQLVTDTQESIGSKYQLCRQAQISWGQVAIEERKEIIEKFRVLLQDNADACARDTSLETGRPVHQVRNEIKATDARLIYFNETIEEVIKTQEVYRDETVREMVSWEPLGVIANISAWNYPYFVGTNVFVPALLAGNGVLYKPSEYASLTGQRLVELMLQAGLPENVMTPVIGDGQVGAMLMEQKIDGVFFTGSHDTGRKINEEVASRLVKVGFELGGKDPCYVTEDVDVSQAAAAVADGAFYNCGQSCCAVERVYVHEKIYDGFVAAFIEAVEGFKVGKPEDPSTYLGPLTRKEQIEVLNNQIADAVKQGATLQVGGNPTEGVGYYFEPTVLTEANHQMKLMVEESFGPIIGIQKVSSDQEAVELMNDTDYGLTASVYCRNLDRARNIMFHVHAGTVYTNCCDRVSPYTPWSGRGHSGLGSTLGRMGLETFLQPKAWHIKP, via the coding sequence ATGTTAAGTGTAATTAATCCCGCAACGGAAGAATTAATAAAACAGCTGGTAACTGATACCCAAGAATCCATTGGCAGTAAGTACCAGCTTTGTCGCCAGGCTCAAATTTCCTGGGGGCAGGTGGCCATTGAAGAGCGAAAAGAGATTATCGAGAAATTTAGGGTTCTACTTCAAGACAACGCTGATGCTTGCGCACGGGACACAAGTCTTGAAACTGGAAGGCCAGTTCATCAGGTTCGCAATGAAATCAAGGCGACTGATGCACGGTTGATTTATTTTAATGAGACCATTGAAGAAGTCATCAAGACCCAAGAGGTGTATCGTGATGAAACTGTGCGGGAGATGGTTTCCTGGGAACCGCTCGGAGTTATAGCTAATATTTCGGCATGGAACTATCCATATTTTGTTGGTACCAATGTATTTGTGCCAGCACTTTTAGCTGGCAATGGAGTGCTTTATAAACCGTCTGAATACGCTTCACTTACAGGCCAGAGGCTTGTGGAGTTGATGTTGCAAGCGGGGCTTCCTGAAAATGTTATGACTCCTGTTATCGGTGATGGTCAGGTGGGTGCTATGCTCATGGAGCAAAAGATCGATGGAGTCTTTTTCACCGGTTCCCACGACACAGGGCGGAAGATCAATGAGGAAGTGGCATCTCGTCTGGTCAAGGTGGGATTCGAACTGGGTGGTAAGGACCCATGCTATGTTACCGAAGACGTTGATGTTTCTCAGGCAGCTGCAGCTGTGGCAGATGGAGCTTTCTATAACTGCGGGCAAAGTTGCTGTGCAGTTGAACGGGTTTATGTCCATGAAAAAATCTATGATGGTTTCGTAGCTGCATTTATCGAGGCGGTCGAAGGGTTTAAGGTGGGTAAACCTGAAGACCCGAGTACCTACCTCGGGCCCCTAACCCGCAAGGAGCAGATCGAGGTTCTTAACAATCAGATCGCGGATGCGGTGAAACAGGGGGCGACTCTTCAAGTTGGTGGCAACCCAACGGAGGGCGTAGGCTATTATTTTGAGCCAACGGTATTAACTGAGGCTAACCATCAAATGAAGCTCATGGTAGAGGAAAGCTTCGGGCCGATCATCGGAATTCAGAAGGTGAGTTCCGACCAAGAGGCAGTGGAGTTAATGAATGATACTGACTATGGTTTGACAGCATCGGTTTATTGCAGAAATTTGGATCGTGCCCGAAATATCATGTTTCACGTCCACGCAGGAACTGTATATACAAACTGCTGTGATCGGGTGAGTCCTTACACACCGTGGTCTGGCCGGGGCCATTCAGGACTAGGCTCAACTCTGGGGCGGATGGGGCTGGAAACTTTCCTTCAACCAAAGGCTTGGCATATCAAACCTTAG
- a CDS encoding iron-containing alcohol dehydrogenase, which translates to MITQFNFPTTVRFGSGAIAELPASLLDRFQRPLIVTDRVIAKLPFLVDTCAQLKERGFSVEVYSDMGGNPVESDVTGGVDAFKKYQADCIVMIGGGATMDVGKAIALMANHPGALFDYEDGKPDARPSNEAFPFMVAVPTTAGTGSEVGRSSVISDNVSKAKKIIFSPKMLPDLVIADPALTLGLPPGVTAATGIDALTHLLEAYLAQGFHPMCDGIALEGIRLVSKSLSKAFHNPSDINARQDMLAASMMGAVAFQKGLGLNHSCAHALSTVFDTHHGLANAMMLEACMSFNQTAVPEKFETLAQVVSRASGDDFIQWLKELKDDLQIPAGLAKLDIQVNDRLLDVAEADICHPLGPRPVSRQDFKQLFEASM; encoded by the coding sequence ATGATTACACAATTTAATTTTCCGACTACGGTCCGCTTCGGTTCTGGGGCTATTGCTGAGCTACCAGCTTCATTGCTCGATCGTTTTCAAAGACCACTGATCGTTACAGATAGAGTGATTGCAAAACTACCTTTTCTTGTGGACACCTGCGCTCAATTGAAAGAGAGAGGATTTTCTGTTGAGGTGTATTCAGATATGGGTGGCAACCCCGTTGAGTCAGATGTCACGGGTGGTGTCGACGCCTTCAAAAAGTACCAGGCGGATTGCATTGTGATGATTGGTGGGGGAGCAACCATGGATGTAGGGAAGGCTATTGCCTTGATGGCCAATCATCCAGGTGCGCTTTTCGACTACGAAGATGGGAAGCCTGACGCACGCCCTTCAAATGAAGCATTTCCCTTCATGGTAGCAGTGCCTACAACTGCTGGAACAGGTAGCGAAGTGGGCCGAAGTTCGGTCATTTCAGATAATGTATCCAAGGCTAAAAAAATCATTTTTTCCCCAAAAATGTTGCCGGACTTAGTGATTGCCGATCCTGCACTTACTCTGGGACTTCCGCCGGGTGTAACCGCTGCTACGGGCATTGATGCCCTGACTCACCTCTTGGAGGCATATCTCGCTCAAGGTTTTCACCCTATGTGCGATGGGATTGCTTTAGAAGGCATTCGTCTGGTGAGCAAGAGCCTTAGTAAAGCTTTTCATAACCCTTCGGATATTAATGCCAGGCAGGATATGCTAGCTGCATCAATGATGGGAGCAGTTGCCTTTCAAAAAGGTCTTGGGTTGAATCACTCCTGCGCTCACGCCTTATCAACTGTTTTCGATACCCATCACGGTCTCGCGAATGCAATGATGCTTGAGGCGTGCATGAGCTTTAATCAAACTGCTGTGCCAGAGAAGTTTGAAACTTTAGCTCAGGTGGTATCTAGGGCATCTGGAGATGATTTTATTCAATGGCTGAAGGAGCTAAAGGACGATCTTCAGATTCCTGCGGGATTGGCGAAGCTAGATATTCAAGTCAACGATCGCCTACTAGATGTGGCTGAGGCTGATATTTGCCACCCACTGGGGCCAAGACCTGTGAGCCGTCAAGATTTTAAACAGCTTTTTGAAGCATCCATGTAA
- a CDS encoding glutamine synthetase family protein, with amino-acid sequence MRSSVSEPIDPKLLEKIENTHHKKVKVAIVDMDGVLRGKYIHKEKFLSAMKSGFGFCNVVFGWDAADVCYDNVSYAGWHTGYPDADVRLDPKTFRTIPWEDHVPFFLGEFVDDQDQPLGVCPRQLLKKVCARAETMGFKPRFGVEYEWFNFDETPDSLHSKDFRGMKPLTPGMFGYSALRSSYASPYFHDLMDLLEEFDVPLEGLHTETGPGVYEAAIMNCDAATQGDRAILFKTAVKEIAYRHNILPTFMARWNTELPGSSGHIHQSLWDDDRNLFFDANDDARMSPLFKHYLAGQIKLLPEILPMFAPTMNSYKRLVEGFWAPTRANWGIDNRTVAFRVIPGSAKSCRVEARVGGADMNPYLSIAASLAAGLYGIEHKLELDSDPIRGNGYNSEAGTALASNLEQAAQLMGRSEIASELFGAPFVEHFVNTRLWEWRQAQQAVTDWELKRYFEII; translated from the coding sequence ATGAGGTCTAGTGTGTCTGAGCCGATCGATCCCAAGCTTTTAGAAAAGATAGAAAACACCCACCACAAAAAGGTCAAAGTAGCCATTGTCGATATGGATGGAGTGCTTCGAGGAAAGTACATCCATAAGGAAAAATTTCTGTCGGCGATGAAGAGTGGCTTTGGGTTTTGTAACGTGGTCTTCGGCTGGGATGCCGCCGATGTCTGCTATGATAATGTTTCCTATGCGGGCTGGCATACAGGCTACCCAGACGCAGATGTTCGACTTGATCCAAAAACCTTCCGCACCATTCCTTGGGAAGATCACGTGCCCTTTTTTCTGGGGGAGTTCGTCGACGATCAAGATCAACCTTTAGGGGTATGCCCTAGACAGCTATTGAAGAAGGTCTGTGCCCGGGCCGAGACTATGGGCTTCAAGCCTCGGTTTGGGGTCGAGTACGAGTGGTTTAACTTTGACGAGACTCCCGATAGCCTGCACAGCAAGGACTTTAGGGGGATGAAGCCACTGACACCTGGAATGTTCGGTTACTCAGCACTACGGTCCAGCTATGCCAGCCCCTATTTTCACGATCTTATGGATCTTCTTGAAGAGTTCGACGTTCCTCTTGAGGGGCTTCATACGGAGACGGGGCCTGGAGTCTATGAAGCTGCAATCATGAACTGTGATGCCGCAACCCAGGGTGATCGCGCCATACTCTTCAAGACAGCTGTGAAAGAGATTGCTTACCGACATAATATTTTACCCACGTTCATGGCTCGTTGGAATACCGAACTACCAGGCAGTAGCGGTCATATTCATCAGAGTCTCTGGGACGACGATCGCAATCTTTTCTTTGATGCGAATGACGATGCACGGATGAGCCCCTTATTTAAGCACTATCTCGCTGGCCAAATAAAGCTTCTACCCGAAATTTTGCCGATGTTTGCACCGACTATGAACAGCTACAAACGGTTGGTGGAAGGGTTCTGGGCACCGACGCGGGCCAACTGGGGAATCGACAATCGTACGGTTGCCTTTCGTGTGATACCAGGCAGTGCAAAAAGTTGCCGGGTAGAAGCTCGGGTAGGGGGAGCGGATATGAACCCATACTTGTCAATCGCTGCAAGCTTGGCTGCCGGGCTGTATGGTATTGAGCATAAGCTCGAACTCGATAGCGACCCCATTCGTGGCAATGGGTACAACAGCGAGGCCGGGACGGCCTTGGCTAGCAATTTGGAGCAGGCAGCTCAGCTCATGGGACGCTCAGAAATTGCTAGTGAACTGTTCGGTGCACCGTTTGTTGAGCATTTTGTGAATACCCGGCTTTGGGAGTGGCGCCAAGCCCAGCAGGCTGTTACTGACTGGGAGCTGAAACGTTACTTTGAAATCATTTAG
- a CDS encoding response regulator: MAENPVILVVDDNEIQRGMMKARLLKKEYEVIEASSGSDALKIIDSSKIDLVLLDLNMPGIDGHEVLDEVRKTFTSIQLPIIMVTAEEDPDTIISSFEKGANDYILKQISFKIALQRINTQLKLKVLAEESAKSQKIEAINAMIVTYNHEINNPLAIAYGNLGSDFSKFDETKFNRTLQALERIKDLVAKIQTLDASDVEYSSYTSKSKMLKIS, translated from the coding sequence ATGGCAGAAAATCCAGTAATACTGGTGGTAGACGACAACGAGATCCAGCGTGGCATGATGAAGGCCCGACTCCTAAAAAAAGAGTATGAGGTGATCGAAGCGTCCAGCGGTAGCGACGCGCTAAAAATAATTGACTCTTCGAAGATCGACCTGGTTTTGCTTGATCTTAATATGCCCGGAATCGATGGTCACGAAGTTCTTGATGAAGTTCGCAAAACCTTTACCTCGATTCAGCTACCAATCATCATGGTTACTGCAGAAGAAGACCCAGATACGATCATAAGCTCATTTGAAAAAGGGGCGAACGACTACATACTTAAGCAGATTTCATTCAAAATAGCCTTGCAGCGGATCAACACCCAGCTCAAACTCAAAGTCCTTGCAGAAGAGTCTGCCAAGTCCCAAAAGATCGAAGCGATTAATGCGATGATTGTTACCTACAATCACGAAATCAATAACCCCTTAGCCATTGCCTATGGCAATTTGGGCTCTGACTTTTCTAAGTTTGATGAGACAAAGTTCAACCGCACGTTGCAAGCCTTGGAGCGTATCAAGGACCTGGTGGCGAAGATCCAAACCCTTGACGCCTCCGATGTGGAGTACTCCTCTTACACATCAAAATCAAAGATGCTGAAAATTAGCTAA
- a CDS encoding OmpA family protein yields the protein MSNLNNALKSGLCLAILGLGSVACQTSQEEGKLESSDEFLASLDSQEEEPAGFEVDEPASTTDQAVEDFAIEENYESFDPADIRIKFEFDSAALTADNTAALDKIVAGLKKDPLAKIFVRGHADKQGPEDYNEHLSEKRAKVIFDYLTSHGIDEQRLIRVHLGESEPLVDGNNVAAFRKNRRGDFHLDYSDGAFSR from the coding sequence ATGTCAAACCTGAATAATGCATTAAAATCAGGACTTTGCCTGGCTATTTTAGGCTTGGGCTCAGTTGCCTGCCAAACCAGCCAAGAAGAAGGCAAGCTTGAGTCCTCAGATGAGTTTCTGGCATCCTTGGATTCCCAAGAGGAAGAGCCAGCAGGCTTTGAGGTGGATGAGCCAGCGAGTACTACGGATCAAGCCGTGGAAGATTTTGCGATCGAAGAGAACTATGAAAGCTTTGATCCAGCAGATATTCGAATCAAGTTTGAATTTGATAGCGCTGCCCTAACTGCAGACAATACCGCAGCTTTGGATAAGATTGTTGCAGGCTTGAAAAAAGATCCATTGGCAAAGATCTTTGTTCGTGGTCACGCTGACAAACAGGGACCAGAGGATTACAACGAACATCTTTCAGAAAAGCGGGCGAAGGTGATTTTTGATTACCTAACCAGCCATGGGATCGATGAGCAGCGCTTGATTCGTGTCCACCTTGGAGAGTCGGAGCCACTTGTAGATGGCAACAATGTTGCTGCTTTCCGCAAGAATCGCCGTGGTGACTTTCACCTCGACTATAGCGATGGCGCTTTTTCCCGCTAA